In Oryzias melastigma strain HK-1 linkage group LG10, ASM292280v2, whole genome shotgun sequence, a single window of DNA contains:
- the si:dkeyp-72g9.4 gene encoding uncharacterized protein si:dkeyp-72g9.4, whose translation MRPRSKLLSKRRLILPTITEGNEETLKELNGVNSLHNSDQSQAVSSEDYLLSICHLARPTRDVSLDSLHTQQPNAVLRKLRPSQLIRTTLTTFDLNLTEEARVTLEEQADEGELNKSLMCGNADPLEYLYGHQNNISAISGSVRRRFGRQHGRASGAESGLDFPCQHRSSETHTNSSALNVSPKHNRSEVRKVCQEGRGADGERLSPEIKQSLISQWISDCRSAWREARARACVLPAIAEV comes from the coding sequence ATGCGGCCACGGTCCAAACTGCTGTCCAAGAGGAGACTCATACTGCCCACCATCACGGAGGGCAACGAGGAGACACTCAAGGAGCTGAACGGCGTCAACTCACTCCACAACAGCGATCAGAGCCAGGCCGTTTCCTCAGAGGACTACCTCCTTTCCATCTGCCACCTGGCCCGCCCAACCAGAGACGTTTCCCTCGACAGCCTCCACACACAGCAGCCCAACGCCGTCCTGCGGAAGCTGAGGCCATCACAGCTCATCAGGACCACGTTAACGACTTTTGATTTGAACCTGACAGAGGAGGCACGGGTGACTCTGGAGGAGCAGGCAGATGAGGGCGAACTGAACAAATCATTGATGTGCGGCAACGCCGACCCTCTGGAGTATCTGTACGGACACCAGAACAACATTTCAGCGATCTCCGGAAGTGTGAGGAGGCGGTTTGGAAGGCAGCATGGGAGAGCGAGCGGCGCTGAGTCGGGTTTGGATTTCCCCTGCCAGCACAGAAGCTCTGAAACGCACACAAACAGTTCTGCCCTAAATGTCTCCCCAAAACACaataggtcagaggtcaggaagGTATGCCAGGAAGGCCGAGGAGCAGACGGGGAGAGACTGAGTCCGGAAATCAAACAGTCTCTTATTTCTCAGTGGATCTCTGACTGCAGGTCAGCTTGGAGGGAGGCGCGCGCACGAGCGTGCGTGCTGCCAGCCATCGCTGAGGTTTAG